The following proteins are encoded in a genomic region of Hoeflea phototrophica DFL-43:
- a CDS encoding RuBisCO large subunit C-terminal-like domain-containing protein — MVQDNRFRVRYRLKADSAAEAEKRATGIALEQTVEIPGDIVPEGYISNEIVGQVEDVAAAGPDTYKATISYSPDSAGEEVVQLINVIFGNSSIQQNIRVIDFEPGPEIRKRFSGPRFGIDGVRARTGRVRGGLISPVIKPQGSNVSQLADIARRCVLGGADIIKDDHGLANQRMAPFRERVTAVSEAVGEANAKCGGSACYFVNVTGHSGYPIDEAFQAKEAGAGGVLLMPGLVGFGVVYALSRDKSFDLPIMTHPSFTGPFVLTPETGVDHGLMYGVLQRLAGSDISVFPNVGGRFGFSVEECQSIAKACRDPEGVGKAMMPSPGGGMSVERAGDMVSMYGEDVVYLLGGSLLRAGDKIGEAVSAMRDAVDQLSAT; from the coding sequence ATGGTGCAGGACAATCGATTTCGGGTCCGTTACCGGCTCAAGGCTGACAGTGCTGCTGAGGCTGAAAAACGCGCCACCGGTATTGCGCTGGAACAGACGGTTGAAATTCCCGGCGACATCGTGCCTGAGGGGTACATCAGCAATGAGATCGTCGGTCAGGTGGAGGATGTGGCTGCTGCAGGTCCGGATACTTATAAAGCCACGATTTCCTACAGTCCGGACAGTGCGGGTGAGGAGGTTGTCCAGCTGATCAATGTGATTTTTGGCAATTCTTCGATCCAGCAGAATATCCGCGTCATAGATTTTGAGCCGGGACCGGAGATCCGCAAGCGGTTTTCAGGCCCCCGCTTCGGCATAGACGGCGTGCGTGCGCGCACCGGCCGGGTGAGAGGCGGGCTGATTTCGCCGGTGATCAAGCCGCAGGGCTCAAACGTTTCCCAACTTGCCGACATCGCCCGGCGTTGCGTGCTCGGCGGCGCTGATATCATCAAGGATGATCACGGACTGGCCAATCAGCGCATGGCGCCGTTTCGCGAGCGTGTTACTGCTGTCAGCGAGGCCGTGGGTGAAGCAAATGCCAAATGCGGTGGCTCGGCGTGTTACTTCGTCAATGTCACCGGACACAGCGGCTATCCGATTGACGAGGCGTTCCAGGCCAAGGAGGCCGGTGCCGGCGGGGTCTTGCTGATGCCGGGGCTGGTAGGCTTTGGCGTGGTTTATGCTCTGTCGCGGGACAAGTCCTTCGATCTGCCGATCATGACCCATCCGAGCTTTACCGGTCCGTTTGTGCTGACACCCGAGACCGGTGTTGATCACGGGCTCATGTATGGCGTGCTGCAGCGGCTCGCAGGTTCAGATATTTCGGTGTTTCCAAATGTCGGCGGACGTTTCGGCTTCAGTGTCGAGGAGTGCCAGTCGATCGCAAAAGCCTGCCGTGATCCCGAAGGCGTCGGCAAAGCAATGATGCCGAGCCCGGGCGGCGGCATGAGCGTTGAGCGCGCCGGCGACATGGTGTCGATGTATGGCGAGGATGTCGTCTATCTGCTTGGCGGCAGCTTGCTGCGTGCCGGCGACAAGATTGGTGAGGCAGTAAGCGCCATGCGTGACGCAGTCGATCAATTGTCCGCCACTTAA
- a CDS encoding ABC transporter permease, translating into MSIDLDQPGKTPATNPLADKTGTRPSSAIDLAIRYGFLALLLGLVIFFSVFANGFAGPRSAVFIFQSVAITGILALGVTCTLVVGGFDLSIGSVATSSMMLSAYMMVVLEQSAFVAILACLAMGAFIGLVNGLLIVKTKIPDLLATLGMMFLLVGLQRIPTEGRSIAMGMTLPDGSTAEGVFSPLFLSLGRHRFDFMLENLLPAPVIFLIIIGILVWGFLELTRHGRLMYAIGSNERAASLTGTNVNNYKILAYMISGVLASVGGMLLAARLGRGDIASGTNLLLDAVAAALIGFAVLGAAKPNAFGTAMGALFVGILLQGLTMMNAPYYTQDFIKGLVLVIALVFTFSLSARKAGGH; encoded by the coding sequence ATGAGCATAGACCTGGACCAGCCGGGCAAGACACCGGCGACCAATCCCCTGGCTGACAAAACCGGCACCCGTCCTTCAAGCGCCATCGATCTGGCAATCCGCTACGGATTTCTCGCGTTGCTGCTTGGCTTGGTGATTTTCTTCTCGGTCTTCGCCAATGGTTTTGCCGGGCCACGCAGCGCCGTGTTCATTTTCCAGTCGGTGGCGATCACCGGCATTCTCGCCCTTGGCGTCACCTGCACGCTGGTGGTCGGCGGTTTTGACCTGTCAATCGGCTCGGTCGCTACCTCATCAATGATGTTGTCGGCCTACATGATGGTGGTGCTGGAGCAATCCGCCTTCGTGGCCATTCTCGCCTGCCTCGCCATGGGCGCTTTCATCGGACTGGTCAACGGACTCTTGATCGTCAAGACCAAGATCCCAGATCTGCTGGCGACACTGGGCATGATGTTTCTGCTCGTCGGCTTGCAACGCATCCCGACTGAAGGCCGGTCGATCGCAATGGGGATGACGCTGCCCGACGGCTCCACCGCTGAAGGCGTGTTTTCACCGCTGTTTCTCTCATTGGGCCGGCACCGGTTCGATTTCATGCTCGAAAACCTCCTCCCCGCACCGGTGATCTTTCTGATCATCATCGGCATCCTGGTCTGGGGTTTCCTGGAGCTCACACGCCATGGGCGGCTGATGTACGCCATTGGCTCGAACGAGCGCGCAGCCAGCCTGACCGGAACAAATGTCAACAATTACAAGATCCTGGCCTACATGATCTCGGGCGTTCTCGCCTCTGTCGGCGGCATGCTGCTGGCCGCACGTCTCGGCCGCGGTGACATCGCTTCAGGCACCAATCTGCTGCTGGATGCGGTGGCTGCGGCGCTGATCGGCTTTGCGGTGCTTGGTGCCGCCAAGCCCAACGCCTTCGGCACAGCCATGGGCGCACTGTTCGTGGGCATCCTGCTGCAGGGCCTCACAATGATGAACGCGCCCTACTACACTCAGGATTTCATCAAGGGCCTGGTGCTTGTCATTGCCCTTGTCTTCACCTTCTCGCTGTCGGCGCGCAAAGCCGGCGGCCACTAA
- a CDS encoding substrate-binding domain-containing protein, producing MKLIRRKALALFGGLAAAATLPLGGFAQAQDMPAPLDNAGDVKIALVRYLSTGDFFQAYLSGVESQAAALGVDLRVFDSRQDAALQADMVDQAIALGVNGIIIQHGLTESMKEAAQRAVDAGIKVVAFDVNVENEAIPQIEQSDYLLGKLALEQAIKDNGTDWKAGYVYVPGIAPLDRRHVAWEEVKAANPGIVEAAQMGTLDNPIANSNANQARSVLQANQDISVFFAPYDEFAKGVKIAVDEAGLSQDVKIYSADVSTADISAMREPGSAWVATVATNPAVVGEVSVRALAIMLTGGNPGAQVVVPPTLITQDFLNENDIKNMEDLSAKMPQFAHADVAMADWMKLPPR from the coding sequence ATGAAACTGATACGCAGAAAAGCATTGGCCCTTTTTGGCGGCCTCGCCGCCGCCGCCACACTGCCCCTCGGTGGCTTCGCCCAGGCACAGGACATGCCGGCGCCGCTCGACAATGCCGGTGACGTCAAGATCGCGCTGGTGCGCTATCTCTCAACCGGGGACTTCTTCCAGGCCTATCTATCAGGCGTGGAATCCCAGGCCGCAGCACTTGGCGTCGACCTTCGGGTGTTCGACAGCCGCCAGGATGCAGCGCTTCAGGCCGATATGGTCGATCAGGCAATTGCGCTCGGCGTCAACGGCATCATCATTCAGCATGGCCTGACGGAATCCATGAAGGAAGCGGCACAGCGCGCCGTGGATGCCGGAATCAAGGTCGTGGCTTTTGACGTCAATGTCGAAAACGAAGCCATCCCGCAGATCGAACAGTCGGACTACCTGCTTGGCAAGCTCGCGCTTGAGCAGGCGATCAAGGACAACGGCACAGACTGGAAGGCCGGCTATGTCTATGTGCCGGGCATTGCTCCGCTCGACCGCCGCCATGTGGCCTGGGAAGAGGTCAAGGCCGCCAATCCGGGCATCGTCGAAGCTGCCCAGATGGGCACGCTCGACAACCCGATCGCCAACTCGAACGCCAACCAGGCCCGTTCCGTGCTTCAGGCCAACCAGGACATCTCCGTCTTTTTCGCGCCTTATGACGAGTTCGCAAAAGGCGTGAAGATCGCCGTTGACGAAGCCGGCCTCTCGCAGGACGTCAAGATCTACTCGGCCGACGTCTCGACCGCGGACATCTCGGCCATGCGCGAACCCGGCAGCGCATGGGTTGCAACCGTTGCCACCAACCCGGCAGTTGTCGGTGAAGTCTCGGTGCGCGCGCTTGCGATCATGCTCACAGGCGGCAATCCCGGTGCGCAGGTCGTGGTGCCGCCAACTCTGATAACCCAGGACTTCCTCAACGAAAACGACATCAAGAACATGGAAGATCTGTCGGCAAAGATGCCGCAGTTTGCCCATGCCGATGTCGCCATGGCCGATTGGATGAAACTGCCACCGCGCTAA